In one window of Scyliorhinus canicula chromosome 17, sScyCan1.1, whole genome shotgun sequence DNA:
- the LOC119951726 gene encoding zinc finger protein 239-like, producing the protein MEKPWKCEECDKGFNSSSRLEIHRRVHTGERPFNCSICERGFTQLSGLRLHQRVHAEKKPFSCTTCGEKFKTSSILTEHQRIHTGQKPFICFVCGKGFTQIFAIQSHHRVHTNEDPFRCTTCGKSFRQSTDLRDHQRTHTGEKLFTCSVCGKGFPWASQLLTHQWDHTGGRRFTCSLCGAGFTQSQHLLRHERVHK; encoded by the coding sequence atggagaaaccgtggaaatgtgaggaATGCGATAAAGGATTCAATTCTTCATCTCGGCTGGAAATCCAtcgacgtgttcacactggggaaagaccgttCAACTGTTCAATATGTGagaggggattcactcagttatctggCCTTCggttacaccagcgagttcacgccgagaagaagccattcagctgcaCAACCTGTGGAGAGAAATTCAAGACTTCATCCAtcctcactgaacaccagcgaattcacactggtcaGAAACCATTCATTTGctttgtgtgtgggaagggattcactcagatcTTCGCTATCCAGTCACACCACCGAGTGCACACAAACGAGGATCCATTCAGGTGCACCACCTGTGGAAAGAGTTTCAGGCAGTCAACTGACCTCCGTGaccaccaacgcactcacactggggagaagcttttcacctgctctgtgtgtgggaagggattcccttGGGCATCCCAGCTGCTGACACATCAGTGGGATCACACCGGGGGAAGACGGTTCACCTGCTCCTTGTGCGGagcgggattcactcagtcacaacacctgctgagacacgagcgagttcacaagtga